The following proteins are encoded in a genomic region of Alistipes shahii WAL 8301:
- a CDS encoding Gfo/Idh/MocA family oxidoreductase gives MSNRRDFLKKAGGLALLTIVPRSVLGGTKFVAPSDQLTKGIIGVGGIGKSSYHFTSNDACRLVAVCDVDRKHLESAIALGRKKFDKTLESYHDYRDLITDPNVDIVHIATPPHWHGIMAVEAAKAGKDIWCEKPMTRTIGEGKRVVEAVRQNGRIFRLNTWFRFKDTFYGLGTTVEPLKKLVDSGLLGWPLKVTISGATGFTWKFFWVGQENLKPQSVPEELDYDMWLGPAPYKPYNKHRVHATFRGYWDYDGGGLTDMGQHYMDPVQYLLGKDDTSPVKIEVDAPQQHPDAVGIWRKIVYTYDDGCQIVLEGEGYESKGKVPYIEGPLGKVYQGFECTIPDVMEKIAEMPDPEPQNTDFLACVRNREPFALDELKGHRSSTLVNLGACALRLNRTLHFDPDKQLFVGDEAANRLIDQPMRTPWKI, from the coding sequence ATGAGTAACCGCAGAGATTTTCTGAAAAAGGCAGGCGGGCTGGCGCTGCTGACCATCGTGCCGCGCAGCGTGCTCGGAGGCACCAAATTCGTCGCCCCGAGCGACCAGCTCACGAAGGGCATCATCGGCGTGGGCGGCATCGGCAAGAGCAGCTATCATTTCACCTCCAACGATGCATGCCGCCTGGTGGCGGTCTGCGACGTCGACCGCAAACACCTCGAAAGCGCCATCGCGCTGGGCCGCAAGAAGTTCGACAAGACCCTCGAAAGCTATCACGACTACCGGGATCTGATCACCGACCCCAACGTCGACATCGTACACATCGCCACCCCGCCCCACTGGCACGGCATCATGGCCGTCGAGGCGGCCAAGGCCGGCAAGGACATCTGGTGCGAGAAGCCGATGACGCGCACCATCGGCGAGGGCAAGCGCGTGGTGGAGGCCGTCCGGCAGAACGGACGCATCTTCCGCCTGAACACCTGGTTCCGCTTCAAGGACACCTTCTACGGACTGGGCACGACGGTCGAACCGCTCAAGAAACTCGTCGACAGCGGCCTGCTGGGATGGCCCCTCAAGGTGACCATCTCCGGAGCCACGGGATTCACCTGGAAATTCTTCTGGGTGGGGCAGGAGAACCTCAAGCCCCAATCCGTCCCGGAAGAGCTGGACTACGACATGTGGCTCGGCCCGGCGCCCTACAAACCCTACAACAAACACCGCGTGCACGCCACGTTCCGCGGCTACTGGGACTACGACGGCGGCGGACTCACGGATATGGGACAGCACTACATGGACCCCGTGCAGTACCTGTTGGGCAAGGACGACACCTCGCCCGTGAAGATCGAGGTCGACGCTCCGCAGCAGCATCCCGACGCCGTGGGCATCTGGCGCAAGATCGTATACACCTACGACGACGGCTGTCAGATCGTCCTCGAAGGCGAGGGCTACGAAAGCAAGGGCAAGGTCCCCTACATCGAAGGTCCGCTGGGCAAGGTGTATCAGGGTTTCGAGTGCACGATTCCCGACGTCATGGAGAAGATCGCCGAAATGCCCGACCCCGAACCGCAGAACACCGATTTCCTGGCATGCGTGCGCAACCGCGAGCCTTTCGCCCTCGACGAGCTCAAGGGACACCGCAGCTCCACGCTCGTGAACCTCGGGGCATGCGCCCTGCGCCTGAACCGCACGCTGCATTTCGATCCCGACAAGCAGCTCTTCGTCGGAGACGAGGCCGCAAACCGGCTCATCGACCAGCCGATGCGCACGCCGTGGAAAATCTGA
- a CDS encoding twin-arginine translocase TatA/TatE family subunit — MLIPCAIGYGQIIVIVLVVILLFGGKKIPELMRGLGRGVKEFKDAVNKDYTAEDNKPGDKSDSGKTE, encoded by the coding sequence ATGCTTATCCCTTGTGCAATCGGTTACGGGCAGATCATCGTAATCGTATTGGTAGTCATCCTGCTCTTCGGAGGCAAGAAAATCCCCGAACTGATGCGCGGACTGGGCCGCGGCGTCAAAGAATTCAAGGATGCCGTCAACAAAGACTATACGGCCGAAGACAACAAACCCGGAGACAAATCCGACTCCGGAAAGACCGAGTAA
- a CDS encoding Gfo/Idh/MocA family protein gives MERTSETKPVTIVAIGAGNRTNKYLEYAIRNPDRLKLVGVAELNDIRRHAVASKFGLKPEECFADYERFFENPVPADAILIGTPENMHFEPCMKAIEAGYNVLLEKPIAQSLPECCRIAEAARRKGVIVGVCHVLRYHPYFIKIKEIVDSGQLGEIISISHLAAVGLDRTTHGFVRGMWRREEITNPMLISKCCHDIDFLLWLTEARCRKLSSFGSLRWFRAENAPKGSTPRCIDCPLEKECPYSAVDLYYNRRDWISNFDVPEGATLDEVILRQLRTGDYGRCVFRCDNDVVDHQIVSMEMENDVTISFSMDAFTLGDQRETHIRLTHGEIDGDERILRVRRFRGGEEQVYDFSGILGKPFHAGADLNLVEDFVDTISRREHRFRTSIGKSVESHRICFEAERSRLSGQTVILDQTR, from the coding sequence ATGGAGCGAACAAGCGAAACGAAGCCCGTCACGATCGTAGCCATCGGGGCGGGCAACCGTACCAACAAATACCTCGAATACGCGATCCGGAATCCCGACCGGCTGAAACTGGTCGGCGTAGCGGAGCTCAACGACATCCGCCGCCACGCAGTCGCCTCCAAATTCGGACTGAAGCCCGAAGAGTGCTTCGCCGACTACGAACGCTTTTTCGAAAACCCCGTCCCGGCCGACGCCATCCTGATCGGAACGCCCGAGAACATGCACTTCGAGCCTTGCATGAAGGCCATCGAGGCGGGTTACAACGTCCTGCTCGAAAAACCGATCGCGCAGTCGCTGCCCGAATGCTGCCGCATCGCCGAAGCGGCGCGGCGCAAAGGGGTCATCGTCGGCGTCTGCCACGTCCTGCGATACCATCCCTATTTCATCAAGATCAAGGAGATCGTCGACTCGGGCCAGCTGGGAGAGATCATATCGATCAGCCACCTCGCAGCCGTGGGGCTCGACCGAACCACACACGGATTCGTCCGCGGCATGTGGCGCCGCGAGGAGATCACCAACCCGATGCTGATTTCGAAATGCTGCCACGACATCGACTTCCTGCTGTGGCTCACCGAGGCGCGCTGCCGCAAACTATCGTCGTTCGGGTCCCTGCGCTGGTTCCGGGCCGAGAACGCCCCGAAGGGAAGCACGCCCCGGTGCATCGACTGCCCGCTGGAAAAGGAGTGCCCCTACTCGGCAGTGGACCTCTACTATAACCGGCGCGACTGGATTTCGAATTTCGACGTCCCGGAAGGCGCGACGCTCGACGAGGTCATACTCCGACAGTTGCGCACGGGCGATTACGGCCGATGCGTGTTCCGCTGCGACAACGACGTGGTGGACCACCAGATCGTATCCATGGAAATGGAAAACGACGTCACGATCTCCTTCTCGATGGATGCCTTCACCCTCGGCGACCAGCGAGAGACACACATACGGCTGACTCACGGCGAAATCGACGGTGACGAACGCATCCTGCGCGTGCGCCGATTCCGGGGCGGGGAAGAGCAGGTATACGATTTCTCCGGCATACTCGGCAAGCCGTTCCACGCCGGAGCCGACCTAAATCTGGTCGAGGATTTCGTCGACACGATCAGCCGCAGGGAGCACCGCTTCCGCACATCAATCGGAAAATCGGTCGAAAGCCACCGGATATGCTTCGAAGCCGAGCGAAGCAGACTATCCGGACAGACCGTAATCCTCGACCAAACACGCTGA
- the tatC gene encoding twin-arginine translocase subunit TatC, with protein sequence MNMKKKDPESTEMTFFEHIDALRPHLVRGVMAIGVIGLVAFFCKSFIIDTVLFGPQSPDFPTNRMLTWVGAQWAHMAEWLNSVLGTSFDTDPETFRIANDRFSIINTSLSGQFNLHMKISLLTGLAMAMPYTLWEFWRFVRPALTPKEIQGTHLFVFWVSLCFFGGLLFGYFVMAPLSINFFANYQASEFITNMFDISDYLTTVIIVSIACAFMFELPLLIYFLTRMGLVSAGFLRKYRRHAFVILLVVAAIITPPDIFSLILVILPLYGLYELSIKLAERTERKHAAEEEQTTEMTETTE encoded by the coding sequence ATGAACATGAAAAAAAAGGATCCGGAGTCGACGGAGATGACTTTTTTCGAGCACATCGACGCCCTGCGCCCGCATCTGGTGCGAGGGGTGATGGCAATCGGAGTCATCGGACTGGTGGCCTTCTTCTGCAAGAGTTTCATTATCGACACGGTGCTGTTCGGGCCACAAAGCCCGGACTTCCCCACCAACCGCATGCTGACATGGGTGGGCGCCCAGTGGGCGCATATGGCCGAATGGCTCAACAGCGTGCTCGGCACGTCGTTCGACACCGATCCGGAGACCTTCCGCATCGCCAACGACCGTTTCTCGATCATCAACACTTCGCTGTCCGGGCAGTTCAACCTCCACATGAAGATCTCGCTCCTGACGGGACTGGCAATGGCCATGCCCTACACGCTGTGGGAGTTCTGGCGCTTCGTACGCCCGGCGCTCACGCCGAAGGAGATTCAGGGAACCCACCTGTTCGTATTCTGGGTGTCGCTCTGTTTCTTCGGAGGGCTGCTGTTCGGTTATTTCGTCATGGCGCCGCTGTCGATCAACTTCTTCGCCAACTACCAGGCCAGCGAGTTCATCACCAACATGTTCGACATCAGCGACTACCTGACCACCGTCATCATCGTCTCGATAGCCTGCGCCTTCATGTTCGAACTGCCGCTGCTGATCTACTTCCTGACCCGCATGGGGCTGGTTTCGGCCGGATTCCTCCGCAAATACCGACGCCATGCGTTCGTCATACTGCTCGTCGTCGCGGCAATCATAACCCCGCCCGACATATTCAGCCTCATTCTGGTGATCCTGCCGCTATACGGGCTGTATGAATTGAGCATCAAACTCGCGGAGCGGACCGAGCGCAAGCACGCCGCCGAAGAGGAACAAACGACGGAAATGACGGAAACGACGGAATAG
- a CDS encoding DUF1080 domain-containing protein has translation MKKIFITILLAALMPFAAGAQDARQRTAETIVADALAQLPAQTPKAFDSLMQELAATGADGIRMMAAMLVPAAEGKNAPVEYAINGVVSYVTAAGREELAREIRAGLTDAVAASTDKPNQAFLLSQLQLCATAAEAPVFVKYAADEYLADYAVRGLISTPGTDGEILALIDASPAPDALLAYAAAEKRLAAAEPALLKWAADPKAGTPTKEAVYNALAKCGTAASIAPLAAAAKADGYAFTKTDATGAYVALLARLAAAGNSKAVAAAKALRKTGMPQNVRAAGLGIVLGTDAKKQTPELLAALKDADREYRCAALDFAGDFADDALYAAVVKKMPSLSDAAKTDVVSWLGARHAASQANAVIAAISSADEELALAAIRAAGKIGGQEALNALVAQLGGAHAKEASAALAAFNGKPNAAFVAALDGTPATQANALKLVAKRRITSAADKVFALLNSPDRAVRTAAYGALAGVTTPADFNRLCGLLNQAQEDDVKALQAGLKNALAKESSDMQYKMVAGQMAAAPEKARYYPLLAQAASKEAIDALLAADDRQAAFAALLTVQNPAMVDVLYDLARQNPAWTDAAISRYTDFVSKSRNTPMRKYQLYRRGLEAKPSPKVQNKLLKALSKTPVFPALTLAVNYMDAPATAETAAMVVKTVAAKNPALGGETVAAALKKAQEVYAGLAKSDADAGYAVDEIKGLMAKLPEAGFEPLSLEPENRKAVVGNPETRKAMKAKALAKAQTEARAAMAKNWIAENGVLTGAADGGTIGSAKNYENFELILDWKTEGEAAMGIRSIPQIALGGKNSGALTGNMLHDNAAPKAAANGPQEWNTMQVKVVSDRVTVVLNGVTTAENVILENACNREIPAYAEGQILLIAGNAPLNVREMYIRELPATPRFELSEEEAADGFEVLFDGTSMHKWTGNTTNYVPVDGTIYVTAQYGGSGNLYTKKEYGDFVLRFEFAFDREGVNNGIGIRTPMGVDAAYHGMEIQVLDHDAPIYKNLRVYQQHGSVYGIIPAKRVKFPPLGTWNVEEIRAVGDRITVTVNGEVILDGDIRQACQGHNVAPDGGKNNPYTVDHKNHPGLFNASGHIGLLGHGAGIKFRNIRIKELPAAKTKK, from the coding sequence ATGAAAAAGATATTTATCACCATACTCCTCGCCGCCCTGATGCCCTTCGCAGCCGGTGCGCAGGACGCGCGCCAGCGCACCGCCGAGACGATCGTTGCGGACGCCCTGGCCCAACTCCCGGCCCAGACGCCCAAGGCGTTCGACAGCCTGATGCAGGAACTCGCGGCGACCGGAGCCGACGGAATCCGGATGATGGCCGCCATGCTCGTGCCCGCAGCGGAAGGCAAGAACGCCCCCGTGGAATACGCCATCAACGGGGTGGTGAGCTACGTGACCGCCGCAGGCCGCGAAGAGCTGGCGCGGGAGATCCGCGCCGGACTGACGGACGCCGTCGCCGCCTCGACGGACAAACCCAACCAGGCATTCCTGCTCTCGCAGCTGCAACTATGCGCAACGGCGGCCGAAGCCCCCGTATTCGTGAAATACGCCGCGGACGAATACCTCGCCGACTACGCCGTGCGCGGACTGATCTCCACGCCCGGAACCGACGGGGAGATCCTCGCACTGATCGACGCAAGCCCGGCCCCGGACGCCCTGCTGGCCTATGCCGCCGCGGAGAAGCGCCTTGCGGCCGCAGAGCCCGCGCTGCTGAAATGGGCCGCAGACCCCAAGGCCGGCACGCCGACGAAAGAGGCTGTCTATAACGCGCTGGCCAAGTGCGGCACAGCCGCCTCGATCGCGCCGCTCGCAGCAGCCGCAAAGGCCGACGGATACGCCTTCACGAAAACGGACGCAACGGGCGCCTACGTCGCCCTGCTCGCACGGCTCGCGGCAGCAGGAAACAGCAAGGCCGTCGCCGCCGCCAAGGCCCTGCGCAAAACCGGCATGCCGCAGAACGTCCGGGCCGCAGGTCTGGGAATAGTCCTCGGCACGGACGCCAAAAAACAGACGCCGGAACTGCTCGCCGCGCTGAAAGACGCCGACCGCGAATACCGCTGCGCGGCGCTCGACTTCGCCGGCGATTTCGCCGACGACGCCCTCTACGCCGCAGTCGTGAAGAAAATGCCGTCGCTCTCCGACGCCGCGAAAACCGACGTCGTGAGCTGGCTCGGCGCCCGCCACGCCGCATCGCAGGCCAACGCCGTGATCGCGGCCATTTCCTCGGCCGACGAGGAACTGGCCCTGGCCGCCATCCGCGCCGCCGGGAAAATCGGAGGACAGGAGGCGCTCAACGCGCTCGTCGCACAGCTCGGAGGCGCACATGCCAAAGAGGCCTCGGCAGCTCTCGCGGCATTCAACGGAAAGCCCAACGCAGCGTTCGTCGCAGCTCTCGACGGCACGCCCGCCACGCAGGCCAACGCCCTGAAACTCGTGGCAAAAAGGCGCATCACCTCCGCAGCCGACAAGGTGTTCGCGCTGCTGAACTCCCCTGACAGGGCGGTGCGCACGGCAGCCTACGGCGCGCTGGCAGGCGTCACGACCCCCGCGGACTTCAACCGTCTGTGCGGCCTGCTGAACCAGGCGCAGGAGGACGACGTGAAGGCCCTTCAGGCCGGATTGAAGAACGCACTGGCCAAAGAGTCCTCCGACATGCAGTACAAGATGGTGGCAGGGCAGATGGCCGCCGCCCCCGAAAAGGCCCGCTACTATCCCCTGCTGGCGCAGGCCGCCAGCAAAGAGGCGATCGACGCCCTGCTGGCCGCCGACGACCGCCAGGCCGCATTCGCGGCCCTGCTGACGGTTCAAAACCCCGCGATGGTCGACGTGTTGTATGATCTCGCCCGGCAGAACCCCGCATGGACCGACGCCGCAATTTCGCGCTACACGGACTTCGTCTCGAAGTCGCGCAATACGCCCATGCGCAAATACCAGCTATACCGCCGCGGACTGGAGGCGAAACCCTCGCCCAAGGTACAGAACAAACTGCTTAAAGCGCTCTCCAAAACCCCGGTATTCCCGGCGCTGACGCTCGCCGTGAACTACATGGACGCACCCGCGACGGCCGAAACCGCCGCAATGGTCGTGAAGACCGTCGCTGCGAAGAACCCCGCGCTGGGAGGAGAAACGGTAGCAGCAGCCCTGAAAAAGGCCCAGGAGGTATATGCCGGACTGGCCAAATCCGACGCCGACGCAGGTTACGCCGTCGACGAGATAAAGGGACTTATGGCAAAACTCCCCGAGGCCGGATTCGAGCCCCTGTCGCTCGAACCGGAGAACCGGAAAGCCGTAGTCGGAAACCCCGAGACCCGCAAGGCGATGAAGGCCAAGGCGCTGGCGAAAGCGCAAACAGAGGCCCGGGCCGCGATGGCGAAGAACTGGATCGCAGAAAACGGCGTCCTGACCGGGGCCGCTGACGGAGGAACGATCGGATCGGCGAAAAATTACGAAAACTTCGAACTGATCCTCGACTGGAAGACCGAAGGCGAGGCCGCGATGGGCATCCGCTCGATCCCGCAGATCGCACTCGGAGGAAAGAACTCCGGAGCCTTGACGGGCAACATGCTCCACGACAACGCCGCACCCAAAGCGGCCGCGAACGGCCCGCAGGAGTGGAACACAATGCAGGTGAAGGTGGTCAGCGACCGCGTGACGGTCGTACTCAACGGCGTCACGACCGCCGAGAACGTAATCCTCGAAAACGCATGCAACCGGGAGATTCCCGCCTACGCAGAGGGACAGATCCTGCTCATCGCGGGAAATGCGCCCCTCAACGTCCGCGAAATGTACATCCGCGAACTGCCCGCCACGCCGCGCTTCGAACTCTCGGAGGAAGAGGCTGCCGACGGCTTCGAGGTGCTCTTCGACGGTACGTCGATGCACAAGTGGACCGGGAACACCACCAACTACGTCCCCGTCGACGGAACGATCTACGTGACGGCGCAGTACGGCGGATCGGGCAACCTCTACACCAAGAAGGAGTACGGAGATTTCGTCCTGCGATTCGAATTCGCCTTCGACAGAGAGGGCGTCAACAACGGCATCGGCATACGCACCCCCATGGGCGTCGACGCCGCCTATCACGGCATGGAGATTCAGGTGCTCGACCACGACGCTCCGATCTACAAGAACCTGCGCGTATACCAGCAGCACGGATCGGTCTACGGAATTATCCCGGCCAAACGCGTGAAATTCCCGCCCCTGGGAACATGGAACGTCGAGGAGATACGCGCCGTGGGAGACCGAATCACCGTGACGGTAAACGGCGAGGTGATTCTCGACGGAGACATCCGGCAGGCCTGCCAAGGCCACAACGTGGCCCCCGACGGCGGGAAAAACAACCCCTACACCGTGGACCACAAGAACCATCCCGGACTCTTCAACGCCTCGGGACACATCGGACTGCTCGGACACGGAGCCGGAATCAAGTTCCGAAACATACGAATCAAGGAGCTGCCCGCGGCGAAGACCAAAAAATAG